The Castanea sativa cultivar Marrone di Chiusa Pesio chromosome 11, ASM4071231v1 genome contains a region encoding:
- the LOC142616423 gene encoding F-box/kelch-repeat protein At3g06240-like, producing the protein MKEARPQSLILRQRKNHLPDDIVLDIVAKLPVKSLLRIRRVHKSWYFRITSPNFISTHLNMLLCHNQGYVIHMPSINLDNQGLKVACDHMFDGISELKIPFSFQSGLAFLVGSCNGLLCFSDWFNDVFLWNPSIRKFKKLPDTCLSQLHLAKLGFAHHSQKNDYKVVRISRPFTEPMPPPEAEVYTLCSDSWKRVGISWRPNVVFYKFSCVKPFPFVSGHLHWMLDMKEKGGGQEMRYIEMILSFDVNSEKFKELPLPNDHSFKDGKCLTSVKEKLALTKFERQPHGMLCCIWVMREYGVCESWSKLCVVPIETRTCFIGFTKYGSLLIQKKFQEICSLEDKYVLIDPETLYEKETSIQAIHPLVIATYMENLALLDGTNVISY; encoded by the exons ATGAAAGAAGCCCGACCACAATCACTGATCCTCCGACAAAGGAAGAACCATCTCCCAGATGACATCGTGTTGGACATCGTAGCAAAGCTACCCGTAAAATCACTCCTAAGAATCAGGCGTGTTCACAAATCTTGGTACTTTCGCATCACCAGCCCCAATTTCATTTCCACCCACCTTAATATGTTGTTGTGCCACAATCAAGGTTATGTCATACACATGCCATCAATTAATCTTGATAATCAAGGTTTGAAGGTCGCCTGTGACCACATGTTTGATGGTATATCTGAGTTGAAAATTCCCTTTAGTTTTCAATCTGGGCTTGCCTTTTTAGTCGGTTCATGCAATGGACTATTGTGTTTCAGTGATT GGTTTAATGATGTATTCTTGTGGAACCCCAGtattagaaaatttaagaaGTTGCCTGATACTTGCTTGAGCCAATTACATCTCGCTAAACTTGGATTTGCTCaccattctcaaaaaaatgatTACAAGGTTGTGAGGATCTCAAGGCCTTTTACCGAACCTATGCCTCCCCCTGAGGCTGAGGTGTATACATTGTGTTCAGATTCATGGAAAAGAGTTGGAATCTCATGGAGGCCCAATGTCGTTTTCTACAAATTTAGTTGTGTTAAGCCATTCCCCTTTGTTAGTGGACATTTGCATTGGATGCTAGATATGAAAGAAAAGGGAGGAGGACAAGAGATGCGCTATATTGAAATGATATTGTCATTTGATGTCAATAGTGAGAAATTCAAAGAGTTACCTTTGCCTAATGATCACTCTTTCAAGGATGGGAAATGTCTTACATCAGTCAAGGAAAAACTAGCTTTAACAAAATTTGAACGACAACCACATGGCATGCTATGTTGCATATGGGTGATGAGGGAGTACGGTGTGTGTGAATCGTGGAGTAAACTTTGTGTTGTACCAATTGAAACTCGTACTTGTTTCATTGGTTTCACCAAGTATGGATCACTCTTAATCCAAAAGAAGTTCCAAGAGATCTGCAGCTTGGAAGATAAGTATGTTTTAATTGACCCCGAAACTCTATATGAGAAGGAGACTAGTATTCAAGCTATACATCCTTTAGTTATAGCTACTTACATGGAGAACCTTGCTTTACTTGATGGTACAAATGTGATATCTTACTGA